In Planifilum fulgidum, the sequence TTCGCCAGATCCCCGATCACCGGTTCCCCGGAAATATCCCGTCCCAGCACCAGACTCAACTTGGAGGGGGATTCGTGGTAGGCGGAACTTTCCAGCAACTCCCTGAGCCCCACCGTGGCGATTTCCGGATTGGGCACCTCGATCCCCACCGCGGACTTGCCGGGAATCGGGGCTTCGATCCGGATATCCCGCGCCGCCAGGGCGAGGGCCAAATCGTCCGCCAGATTCACAATCCGGCTCACCTTCACCCCGACCTCGGGATGCACCTCATATCGGGTCACCGCAGGCCCCCGATGGGCATGGGTCACCTTGGCCCGGACGCCGAAGCTTTCCAGGGTGGCTTCCAACTTTTTCGCCTTGGACATGATCTCCTGCTTTTCCTCTCCCCGATGGGGATTGCGCTGCTTCTTCAGGAGGGAATAGGGGGGCAGGCGGTATTCCGACGGTTCCGGATTCGACTGCTGGAAATGCACCTTGACGGACGCCTTCTCCCGGGCTTTCGGTTCCGGTTTTTCCTCCCATTCCTTCAGCGGAAGGGTGAGCTGCCGGGGACGGACCGATTCCGAAGAGGAGGAGAATTCCCGCTGATGTTCCTTCTCCATGAAATCGTGGATCACAGGGGCCTCCCCATCTCCCCCCGCCACCTCCCCGAGGGGCGGCGGGGCGGCCTTCTTCCGCTTCCTTTTTTTCCCGGAGGACGCTTTCCGCTTCAAGCGCTCCGCCAACTCCCGCTTCCACCCATGGAGCCGGCGACGCGCCCGTTCCCGGACGGAGCGGACCATCTGGACGAAGGAAAAGCCCGTCGCCAGCAGACTTCCCGCCAAAAACAGAGAGACCACCGCAATGGGCGTCCCCGCCTCATCGAACAAATACTCGAAGAGCGAGTATACCAAAGCGCCGATCATGCCCCCGCCGATATCCGTGGGAAGCTGCGCTTGGCGCTCCGCCAAGATCTTTTCCCAGGTGACGGCGAGAACCGTTTTCTCCCGGTCCTCCGGCCCGAGGGCGTCCATCATGCTCATGTGGTTCAGCACCAAAAACGCCAGGATGATCAGGACGACCCCGGTCCAGCGGGGGGACCATCCCGTGGGCCAACGCCGCTTCACCATGATGTAGAGGGACAAGATCATGCCGGTGAGGGGAATGATGAAATCCCAGGTTCCCACCAGAAACCGGGACAAATATGTGAGGGAGCGGCCGACCGCTCCCAGGCTGGCCATGGCGATCAGCGATGCGGTGAACAGGGCGATCCCGTACAGTTCAAAGTGGATGGCCCTTTGAATCTGTTCTTTTCTCTTTTTCTTTCCCTTGGACATCGATCTCACCTTTCCGGGCAAAGCCTCCGTTCCCATTATAACATGGAAACTGGCACAATCAGCCAATTGAAGGGGCAAATTTGTCCGAAGCAAAAAGAGGCCGAACCGCCGGAAAAACTCCGGGATCCGACCGTCTTTCCGTGGGGTCTCGGGTGCGGAAGAAACGGGGGCCTTTACGGGAGGGAGGGAACGAGCCTTACCCGGTTGCCCGGTTGAAAGCGGGGATCCAGATAGTGGCGGGGATCGGGGGAAAGCAGGCGGACAATCCGCGCTTCTCCGTTTTCCAGGATCTCCACCTGCATCGCCACGCCGCCGATGGACACATCCCGGATGCGGCGCTTCGGGGGAGACAGCGGATCCGTGTAGATCCATTCGGGAGGATAAATCGTGTAATGAATCATTGGACGGTCCCCCCCGCTTTCCTCGCTTCGATCAGCCGGTTCAACTCCGCCATGGCATCGGCCAATCCGCCCACCCGGTCGATCAATCCGTATTCCACCGCGTCCCGGCCGATCACATTGGTGCCGATATCCCGGGCCAGTTCTCCGGTCCGGAACATCAGCTGCCGAAACAGCTCCTCGGTGATGTTGGAATGGTTGACGACGAAGCGGATCACCCGCTCCTGCATCTTCTCCAGATACTCAAAGGTTTGGGGCACACCGATCACCAAACCCGTCAGCCGGATCGGATGAATGGTCATGGTGGCCGTTTCGGTGATGAAGCTGACATCGGCGGCCACGGCGATCGGCACGCCGATGCTGTGCCCTCCCCCCAGCACGAGGGAAACCGTCGGCTTGCTCATCGTGGCGATCATCTCGGCGATGGCCAAACCGGCCTCCACGTCCCCGCCGATGGTGTTGAGGGCGACAATCACGCCTTCCACCTGCGGATTCTGCTCCGCCGCGACAATTTGAGGGATGACGTGTTCATATTTGGTCGTCTTGTTGTGGGAAGGCATGACCAGATGCCCTTCGATTTGACCGATCACCGACAAACAAAAGATGTTGGATTCCAGCTGCGGAACATTGGACCCGCCCAACTGCTGAATGGCTTGAATCGTCTCTTTTTTCCTGTCCGGCTCCTCGATCAAAGGCTTTTCATTCCAAAACCCATCCACTTCAGTGTGCACCCCTTTTGCTCCGAAGTCCAAAAAATCCGTCCGCACGGGGGGCGCCACGGAACCGTCGCCTGCTCAACCCCCCGCCTTCCCACCTAGTATGCTCCGGGAGCATCCGTAATAAAAAGGGGACTTTCTTAAGCCCCGGAAATCAAAACAAAGGCGCAGCTTCCGCCGATCCGCCCGTGTCGCAAATCAGGGACGCGCCGGCCTGAAGCATCTCCCGGTGCAAATCTCCGCCCGCAAACAGCCTCCTGCCCGCAAGATGCTGTGAGCCAGCCATCTTTCCGGGGCGAAAGCAAGGCGGGCAACGTCCCAAGGCGGAGATGGAACCCGGTGAGGCGCGGGGTTCCGGCACGGGGGTGGGACCTGAAAAAGCCCTCGGTGATCGGGGGATCAGGCGTGCGGTATCTGCCTCGATGACCGAACATTGACTGCCTGGGCATCATGACCGGAATCGAACAAGGACAACACCCCGTGCATGGGATGGTTCCCGAAAGGACAAACGAAGGCCGACAATTTGCAAAACAGATCACACAGCCGCCCCCGGGACAGGGGAGGCCAAGAGCGCTGCAAACAGCCAATTCCTTCAAAATCAAAAAAAGCCGGCACCCGAAGGTGCCGGCTTTCGAACCGGGAATCAGACCTCCATGATGATCGGCAAAATCATCGGACGCCGCCTCGTCCGGTCGTACAAAAAGCGGCTCAAGGCATCCCGGATGTTGGTCTTGAGGGAAGCCCATTCGCTGACCCGGTTCCTCATGCATTTTTCCATCGTCTGCGTGACAATGCGGTTGGCTTCATCCAACAGTTGCTCCGATTCCCGCACGTAGACGAAACCGCGGGAAATGATATCCGGACCGGACAAAATCGTGCCGTTGTTTTTGCTCAGGGTGACTACAACCACCAAAATTCCGTCTTGTGACAACAACTTGCGGTCTCTGAGCACGATATTTCCGACATCTCCGACTCCCAAACCGTCAATCAACACATTGCCCGTGGCAATCTTGGGTCCGTAACGCGCCTTTCCGTCGGAAAACTCGACCGTGTCCCCGTTGTCGCAGATAAAAATGTTTTCCGGACGGATGCCAACAGACTCGGCAAGTTGGGCATGAGCACGCAGCATGCGATACTCACCGTGAATCGGGATAAAGTACTTGGGACGAATCAGGTTCAGCATCAATTTCAAGTCTTCCTGCGACCCGTGGCCGGATACGTGCACTCCGTGCTGGGACGTCGTGCTGTAGACGACATCCGCTCCGATGCGGAACAGCTGATCCACCGTGCGCGCGACCAACTTCTCATTCCCCGGAATGGGCGTGGCCGCAATCACCACGGTGTCGCCGGGAAGCACCTCCACCTTGCGATGAGACGAATGGGCCATCCGGGTCAAAGCCGACATGGGTTCCCCCTGGCTTCCCGTCGACATCACGGCC encodes:
- a CDS encoding YlzJ-like family protein → MIHYTIYPPEWIYTDPLSPPKRRIRDVSIGGVAMQVEILENGEARIVRLLSPDPRHYLDPRFQPGNRVRLVPSLP
- a CDS encoding ClpP family protease, giving the protein MDGFWNEKPLIEEPDRKKETIQAIQQLGGSNVPQLESNIFCLSVIGQIEGHLVMPSHNKTTKYEHVIPQIVAAEQNPQVEGVIVALNTIGGDVEAGLAIAEMIATMSKPTVSLVLGGGHSIGVPIAVAADVSFITETATMTIHPIRLTGLVIGVPQTFEYLEKMQERVIRFVVNHSNITEELFRQLMFRTGELARDIGTNVIGRDAVEYGLIDRVGGLADAMAELNRLIEARKAGGTVQ
- a CDS encoding FtsK/SpoIIIE family DNA translocase — translated: MSKGKKKRKEQIQRAIHFELYGIALFTASLIAMASLGAVGRSLTYLSRFLVGTWDFIIPLTGMILSLYIMVKRRWPTGWSPRWTGVVLIILAFLVLNHMSMMDALGPEDREKTVLAVTWEKILAERQAQLPTDIGGGMIGALVYSLFEYLFDEAGTPIAVVSLFLAGSLLATGFSFVQMVRSVRERARRRLHGWKRELAERLKRKASSGKKRKRKKAAPPPLGEVAGGDGEAPVIHDFMEKEHQREFSSSSESVRPRQLTLPLKEWEEKPEPKAREKASVKVHFQQSNPEPSEYRLPPYSLLKKQRNPHRGEEKQEIMSKAKKLEATLESFGVRAKVTHAHRGPAVTRYEVHPEVGVKVSRIVNLADDLALALAARDIRIEAPIPGKSAVGIEVPNPEIATVGLRELLESSAYHESPSKLSLVLGRDISGEPVIGDLAKMPHLLIAGATGSGKSVCINAIITSLLYKAKPNEVKMMMVDPKMVELNVYNGIPHLLTPVVTDARRAAVALKKVVAEMEKRYGLFAKTGARDIERYNQMIEGDPERDPLPYIVVIIDELADLMMVAPADVEDAICRLAQMARAAGIHLIIATQRPSVDVITGVIKANIPSRIAFSVSSQVDSRTILDMGGAEKLLGRGDMLYLPVGAPKPIRVQGAFVSDKEVEAVVQFVKEQQEARYNEEMIPDLKESEEEGAMDDELYPEAVRLVVEARVASASMLQRRLRIGYTRAARLIDLMESRGVVGPYEGSKPREVLITPEQLHARKQISI